A portion of the Mustelus asterias unplaced genomic scaffold, sMusAst1.hap1.1 HAP1_SCAFFOLD_356, whole genome shotgun sequence genome contains these proteins:
- the LOC144486469 gene encoding zona pellucida sperm-binding protein 3-like — protein MTGDFLIYSTHLSHSPEYHGSVIVRTNGAIVPIECHYFRKGNVSSNPIKPTWIPFSSTRSGEGHLSFSLRLMNGDWLTERTSTVYYLGELIHIEASVSMSNHMALKLYIDRCVATLRPDKDSSPRYSIIDYNGCLLDSKAEDSFSTFVLPGDEQEPDKLRFDLDAFRFFGDERSLIFITCHLKVVPVDQRFQEQSFWAPLEESSFDICACCHVGKCGATRDLGFGSRGRRDLVAEAGVESEVVLIVTLTVTAVSLISASLITLFLYRKHKQTLFNQSSNDQ, from the exons atgactgGAGATTTCCTGATCTACAGCACCCACCTGAGCCACAGCCCAGAGTATCATGGATCTGTTATTGTGAGAACCAATGGAGCGATCGTTCCCATTGAGTGTCATTATTTTAG GAAGGGCAATGTGAGCAGTAACCCCATCAAGCCCACCTGGATCCCATTCAGCTCCACCAGGTCTGGAGAAGGGCATCTGTCATTCTCACTGCGCCTAATGAATG GTGACTGGCTTACAGAGCGCACTTCGACTGTCTACTACCTGGGTGAGCTCATTCACATTGAGGCCTCTGTTTCAATGAGCAACCACATGGCCCTGAAGCTCTACATTGACCGCTGTGTAGCTACATTGAGGCCAGACAAGGACTCCAGCCCGAGATACAGCATCATTGACTACAATGG CTGCCTCCTGGACAGCAAAGCTGAGGACTCCTTTTCAACCTTTGTGTTGCCAGGAGACGAGCAGGAGCCGGACAAGCTCCGCTTTGACCTGGATGCCTTCCGTTTCTTTGGAGATGAGCGTTCCTTG ATTTTCATCACCTGTCACCTGAAAGTTGTTCCAGTGGATCAGAGATTCCAGGAACAAAGCTT CTGGGCCCCATTGGAGGAATCGAGCTTTGACATTTGTGCCTGTTGCCATGTGGGGAAATGTGGGGCCACAAGGGATTTGGGATTTGGAtccagaggaaggagagatcttgTAGCTGAAGCTG GTGTGGAGTCTGAGGTGGTCCTGATTGTGACCCTGACTGTGACAgctgtctctctgatctctgcttcattgATCACCTTGTTCCTGTACAGGAAACACAAACAAACTCTGTTCAACCAGTCATCAAATGATCAATAA